One window of the Salvia miltiorrhiza cultivar Shanhuang (shh) chromosome 6, IMPLAD_Smil_shh, whole genome shotgun sequence genome contains the following:
- the LOC130987473 gene encoding 60S ribosomal protein L13a-4-like: protein MVSGSGICAKRVVVDARNHMLGRLASILAKELLNGQKVVVVRCEEICLSGGLVRQKMKYLRFLRKRMNTKPSHGPIHFRAPSKILWRTIRGMIPHKTKRGEAALARLKVYEGVPPPYDKIKRMVIPDALKVLRLQAGHKYCLLGRLSSEVGWNHYDTIRELEKKRKDRAQATYERKKQLIKLRVKAEKIAQEKLGSQLDVIAPIKY from the coding sequence ATGGTGTCGGGTTCAGGGATCTGCGCGAAGAGGGTGGTGGTGGACGCCAGGAACCACATGCTCGGCCGCCTCGCCTCCATTTTGGCGAAGGAACTCCTGAACGGGCAGAAGGTCGTCGTCGTCCGCTGCGAGGAAATCTGCCTCTCCGGCGGCCTCGTTCGGCAGAAAATGAAGTACCTGCGCTTCCTCCGCAAGCGTATGAACACCAAGCCCTCTCATGGCCCCATCCACTTCCGCGCTCCTTCGAAGATTCTCTGGAGGACTATTCGTGGAATGATTCCTCACAAGACTAAGAGAGGAGAAGCTGCTCTTGCTCGTCTTAAGGTTTATGAGGGTGTACCTCCACCGTATGATAAGATAAAGAGGATGGTTATTCCAGATGCTCTCAAGGTTTTGAGGCTCCAAGCTGGGCACAAGTATTGCCTATTGGGACGACTGTCATCGGAAGTGGGATGGAACCACTATGATACTATCAGGGAGTTGGAGAAGAAGAGGAAAGACAGAGCTCAGGCAACATACGAGAGGAAGAAGCAGTTGATTAAATTGAGGGTTAAAGCTGAAAAGATTGCGCAAGAGAAGCTTGGTTCCCAACTTGACGTTATTGCTCCGATCAAATATTAA